A region of Elusimicrobiota bacterium DNA encodes the following proteins:
- a CDS encoding polysaccharide biosynthesis protein, which translates to MAGMEVEKKLITNSFFYVLPKFAGIGINIMTLPILTRILSPQDFGAVAMATVFSTFAVGIFSWGLPIAVQRYFFEYRRDPVRLGRYLFTCQFFLHLVLLVSSAPIYIFRNAFSTLFIGNPGYGNAFFTFYVSTFFFFILNVYLTTLQNFENAKVHSFFTIFHAVVLGGLNVTLSFSFKDYTGLMYASIASSFGVSALCTLYFFKYFRNVLSFEMLKESLVYGAQNIPKSFTGFIGRFFDKYLINKVLTLQAVGVYNIGQSLGNSSISLLNTIWSSFQPLCYRQVFDQGPKASRPVGRLFSYFLFATASPLLLVLLFSSEIVRLLAPPAYQPAVDVIMIFLCAMSTNIFGMYVGVQYAYAKKPLYIVLATTMGTLVNVGMNLLLIPRWGLVGASLGALVSYATINGLLTVIGQSLYRIHYEWGFVACVYGIIGLSTLAGLLMRATQISYGVQLCLKICLFGALIFAGSRWKVATMDTARKIVRLLKPQKGLSPEFRPVSPH; encoded by the coding sequence ATGGCCGGCATGGAAGTTGAAAAGAAGTTAATAACGAACTCGTTTTTCTATGTTTTGCCGAAATTTGCCGGAATCGGCATTAACATAATGACGCTACCGATATTAACGAGGATTTTGAGCCCCCAGGATTTCGGGGCCGTGGCCATGGCCACGGTGTTTTCAACCTTTGCCGTGGGGATTTTTTCATGGGGTTTGCCGATCGCGGTCCAGCGGTATTTTTTCGAATACCGAAGAGACCCCGTTCGGCTGGGTCGATATCTTTTCACGTGCCAATTTTTTCTGCACTTGGTCCTGCTCGTTTCTTCCGCGCCCATCTATATTTTCAGGAACGCCTTTTCAACGTTGTTCATAGGAAACCCAGGGTACGGAAACGCATTTTTTACGTTTTACGTATCGACTTTTTTCTTCTTCATCCTCAACGTGTACTTAACGACGTTACAGAACTTTGAAAATGCGAAAGTCCATTCGTTTTTCACGATATTCCATGCCGTTGTTTTAGGCGGTCTCAATGTGACGTTAAGTTTTTCGTTTAAAGATTACACCGGCTTGATGTACGCTTCAATCGCAAGTTCTTTTGGGGTCTCCGCCCTATGCACGTTATATTTTTTTAAATATTTTCGAAACGTTTTAAGTTTTGAAATGCTCAAAGAAAGTCTGGTTTACGGGGCCCAAAACATTCCGAAATCATTCACCGGTTTCATAGGGAGGTTTTTTGACAAGTACCTGATCAACAAAGTCCTCACGTTGCAGGCCGTGGGTGTTTATAACATCGGGCAGTCGCTTGGGAATTCATCGATTTCTTTATTAAACACCATATGGTCCTCTTTTCAACCCTTGTGTTATCGACAGGTGTTTGATCAGGGACCGAAGGCGAGCCGGCCCGTTGGACGATTGTTCTCCTATTTTCTCTTCGCCACCGCGAGCCCGTTGCTTCTTGTTCTATTGTTTTCTTCCGAAATCGTCCGTCTCCTGGCTCCCCCGGCCTACCAGCCCGCGGTGGACGTGATTATGATTTTTCTTTGCGCCATGTCGACGAACATATTTGGAATGTACGTAGGGGTTCAGTATGCCTACGCGAAAAAGCCGCTGTATATTGTTCTCGCCACAACGATGGGAACATTGGTCAATGTCGGCATGAATTTGTTGTTGATTCCACGCTGGGGTTTGGTGGGGGCTTCTTTGGGGGCGTTGGTTTCCTACGCGACCATCAACGGACTGCTGACCGTTATTGGTCAGTCTCTTTATCGAATACATTACGAATGGGGGTTTGTGGCGTGCGTCTATGGAATCATCGGGCTCAGCACCTTGGCAGGCCTTCTAATGCGCGCCACGCAAATATCCTATGGCGTTCAACTCTGCCTTAAGATTTGCTTATTTGGTGCCTTGATCTTCGCGGGTTCCCGTTGGAAGGTCGCGACGATGGATACGGCACGAAAGATCGTCCGGTTGTTAAAACCTCAAAAGGGGCTCAGTCCGGAATTTCGCCCCGTCTCGCCTCATTAG
- a CDS encoding N-acetylneuraminate synthase family protein — translation MTPAHPQYELFKSFEFPPTVFSTLVRLIHGARKKAYFDVFGDISLAAADRVGADGFKIYASDIGNNPFIEKVLSIGKPVLISVGERR, via the coding sequence TTGACCCCCGCTCACCCCCAATACGAGCTATTCAAGTCCTTTGAATTTCCGCCGACCGTATTTTCCACGCTGGTGCGGCTCATCCATGGGGCAAGGAAAAAGGCGTATTTTGACGTTTTCGGCGACATCTCGTTGGCGGCGGCGGATCGGGTCGGCGCCGACGGTTTTAAAATCTATGCCAGCGACATCGGCAATAATCCTTTCATTGAAAAGGTCCTCTCGATCGGAAAGCCGGTCTTGATCTCAGTGGGGGAGCGACGCTGA
- a CDS encoding N-acetylneuraminate synthase family protein — MSEIDEIVKICSGKQFCLLVGFQAFPTPIEESNVGKIKFLRERYGCSVGYMDHSPAIDPFSEFVPCLAVGQGACCIEKHAYLKARKTLYDWQSAFDPSQFETLAHRLKKAQSALGTTFFPLSSSEQAYSRSKRKIIVAADPIDQGVRILPKNIMGRCAHLSSRTSFFTLNQSGHVVGRVARKNIQRFEVISPDILR; from the coding sequence CTGAGCGAAATCGACGAGATTGTTAAAATATGTTCGGGAAAACAGTTCTGTCTCTTGGTGGGGTTTCAAGCGTTCCCTACTCCGATCGAGGAATCCAACGTGGGGAAAATTAAATTCCTAAGAGAACGATACGGTTGTTCCGTCGGATACATGGATCATTCTCCGGCCATTGACCCTTTCTCGGAATTTGTCCCTTGTTTGGCGGTTGGGCAAGGGGCCTGTTGCATCGAAAAACACGCGTATCTTAAAGCCAGGAAGACCTTGTATGATTGGCAATCGGCGTTCGACCCCTCCCAGTTTGAAACGCTCGCTCACCGCCTTAAGAAGGCTCAGTCCGCGTTGGGGACAACGTTCTTTCCCCTTTCTTCTTCTGAACAGGCTTACTCCCGCTCAAAGCGGAAAATCATTGTCGCGGCCGATCCGATCGACCAAGGAGTTCGGATCCTCCCCAAGAACATCATGGGCCGATGCGCCCATCTTTCTTCGAGGACCTCGTTTTTCACACTCAACCAGTCCGGCCACGTGGTCGGTCGAGTGGCTCGAAAAAATATCCAACGGTTCGAGGTGATCTCGCCGGACATTTTAAGATGA
- a CDS encoding NTP transferase domain-containing protein, producing the protein MKEIIGLVAVRMASRRLPKKAFRTIAGKPILRILVDRLRTSGLDDFVVCTTTADEDKEIESWCSSNGVRCFRGDSDNVLRRFVRCVSTNPAAYIVRITGDNPFTDFLSMREMFVEMKQNKADYARQVGVPLGAACEIVRTSALEELHRRARTPELSEFMTYFFELAPFIRKQFFHVPENIRMPQLRLTIDYESDVQFANALVDHFHGRIPSLEEIVSHCVQRSDYPLVKEDAAASDEIKKKILID; encoded by the coding sequence ATGAAAGAGATTATTGGGTTGGTCGCCGTGCGCATGGCTTCCAGGCGGCTCCCAAAAAAGGCTTTTCGGACCATCGCTGGAAAACCGATTCTTCGAATCCTCGTGGACCGGTTACGAACATCGGGACTCGATGATTTTGTGGTTTGCACCACCACCGCGGACGAGGACAAAGAGATAGAATCATGGTGTTCCTCCAACGGGGTCCGCTGTTTTCGCGGTGATTCGGACAATGTGCTGAGGCGGTTTGTCCGCTGTGTCTCGACAAACCCCGCCGCGTATATCGTCCGAATTACGGGAGACAATCCTTTTACCGATTTTCTGTCCATGCGGGAGATGTTCGTCGAGATGAAACAAAACAAGGCCGATTACGCCCGGCAGGTGGGTGTGCCCCTGGGGGCCGCCTGTGAAATCGTTCGGACCTCCGCCCTGGAAGAGCTTCACCGGCGCGCCCGCACGCCCGAACTAAGCGAGTTCATGACCTACTTTTTCGAGCTCGCTCCTTTTATACGGAAGCAGTTCTTCCATGTGCCGGAAAATATTCGGATGCCGCAATTGCGGCTGACCATCGATTATGAATCGGATGTCCAATTCGCGAACGCTCTCGTCGATCATTTTCATGGTCGGATTCCCTCGTTGGAGGAAATTGTTTCCCACTGCGTTCAACGGTCGGATTATCCGCTCGTGAAAGAAGATGCGGCGGCTTCGGATGAAATTAAAAAGAAGATACTCATTGATTAA
- a CDS encoding N-acetylneuraminate synthase family protein, translating to MGGIRFQHGAAIGDGVHCFIMLDAGVNHNNDVGRAKELIRSAKAGGADAIKFQTYSAEEISTKKAARYWDPKLDTDGGGTQFEMFARVDDLPKKRILDSKSMPRNKGSFFLHPLSAWTAPDF from the coding sequence ATGGGTGGAATTCGGTTCCAACACGGCGCCGCTATCGGCGACGGGGTTCACTGTTTCATCATGCTCGACGCGGGGGTCAATCACAACAACGATGTCGGGCGAGCCAAAGAACTTATTCGATCCGCCAAGGCCGGAGGCGCGGACGCTATTAAATTCCAGACCTACAGTGCGGAGGAGATCAGCACGAAAAAAGCCGCTCGGTATTGGGATCCGAAACTGGACACGGACGGGGGGGGGACCCAATTCGAAATGTTCGCGCGGGTGGATGACTTGCCGAAAAAGCGTATTTTGGACTCAAAGAGTATGCCCAGGAACAAGGGATCCTTTTTTCTTCATCCCCTTTCGGCATGGACAGCGCCCGATTTTTGA
- a CDS encoding N-acetylneuraminate synthase family protein, which produces MKKLGVDFFKIASAEITNLHLIEFIADCGKPIVLSTGAASIGEVEKAIDVIHRTGLREIALQHCVLSYPCKDDDANLAKMVRLKQIFPDIPIGYSDHTFGAEVPLAAVALGARSIEKHYTLDSRLPDSPDHKFALTSDELGDFVKRCRRVEKSIGTYRSGHYAAEEKAYQLARKSLVAVRRIKKGERITDRAVSCKRPGTGIYPEFLGVIVGRTAKKNIEPDELLSWDMF; this is translated from the coding sequence TTGAAGAAACTGGGGGTCGATTTCTTTAAGATCGCCTCAGCGGAGATTACAAACTTGCACCTGATTGAATTCATCGCCGACTGCGGAAAGCCGATTGTTCTGTCGACGGGGGCGGCCTCCATTGGGGAAGTGGAGAAAGCCATTGACGTCATTCACCGGACAGGCCTTCGAGAGATCGCGCTTCAGCATTGCGTGCTGAGTTATCCGTGCAAGGATGATGACGCGAATCTGGCCAAAATGGTCCGGTTGAAGCAGATTTTTCCGGACATCCCCATCGGGTATTCCGACCATACCTTTGGGGCGGAAGTGCCGTTGGCTGCGGTGGCGTTGGGGGCGCGTTCGATTGAAAAGCATTACACCTTGGACAGCCGTCTCCCCGACAGTCCCGATCATAAATTCGCCCTGACGAGCGACGAACTGGGGGATTTCGTAAAACGTTGTCGGAGGGTGGAAAAATCAATCGGCACCTACCGGAGCGGACATTACGCGGCGGAGGAGAAAGCCTATCAACTCGCACGCAAGAGCCTGGTGGCCGTCCGTCGAATTAAGAAGGGCGAAAGGATCACGGATCGAGCCGTTTCCTGCAAGCGGCCCGGGACCGGCATTTACCCCGAGTTTTTGGGGGTCATCGTGGGGAGAACGGCCAAAAAAAACATCGAACCGGACGAGCTACTCTCGTGGGACATGTTTTAG
- the pseB gene encoding UDP-N-acetylglucosamine 4,6-dehydratase (inverting) yields MFEGKTVLVTGGTGSFGKMFTSIFLKRFRPEKLIIFSRDEYKQSEMAKTFPIEKFPVRYFIGDVRDHDRLFRAFDGVDYVVHAAALKQVPALEYNPTEAVKTNVTGADNIVEAAVDRGVKKVIALSTDKAVNPINLYGATKLVAEKIFVAANAYTGNKTKFSVVRYGNVVGSRGSVIPLFADLKKRGVKEFPITDEKMTRFWIGLGAGVDLVLRALEEAEGGELFVPRIPSMRITDLARAVDPECTFKKLGIRPGEKLHETLISEDEARSTKQVGDFYVVLPQFMISAALDSKYDPFEFVKNVFSYRSDTNDRWLDIASLTAMISQNE; encoded by the coding sequence ATGTTTGAGGGGAAAACCGTTTTGGTCACGGGGGGGACGGGATCTTTCGGGAAGATGTTTACGTCGATTTTCCTGAAGCGGTTTCGCCCCGAGAAACTGATTATCTTCAGTCGGGACGAGTACAAACAATCTGAAATGGCAAAAACGTTTCCCATCGAGAAGTTTCCCGTGAGGTATTTCATCGGAGACGTCCGGGATCACGACCGGTTATTCCGCGCGTTCGATGGGGTGGATTATGTCGTGCATGCGGCGGCGCTTAAGCAAGTGCCGGCTCTTGAATACAATCCCACCGAGGCGGTGAAGACCAACGTCACCGGGGCGGACAACATCGTCGAAGCGGCCGTGGATCGAGGGGTAAAAAAGGTGATCGCTCTCTCCACCGACAAGGCCGTCAACCCCATCAATCTTTACGGGGCGACGAAACTTGTGGCGGAAAAGATTTTCGTCGCCGCCAACGCATACACCGGGAATAAGACCAAATTCTCGGTGGTGCGTTACGGGAACGTCGTCGGTTCCCGGGGAAGCGTTATTCCCTTGTTTGCCGATCTTAAGAAACGGGGCGTGAAGGAGTTCCCCATCACCGATGAGAAAATGACTCGATTTTGGATCGGTTTGGGGGCAGGGGTTGACCTCGTTTTGCGTGCGCTCGAAGAGGCCGAAGGCGGCGAACTTTTTGTGCCCCGCATCCCCTCCATGAGGATAACCGACTTGGCGCGGGCTGTGGATCCGGAGTGCACGTTTAAGAAGTTGGGCATACGTCCAGGGGAAAAACTGCATGAAACCCTCATTTCCGAAGACGAGGCGCGAAGCACAAAACAAGTCGGTGATTTCTACGTCGTTTTGCCGCAGTTCATGATCAGCGCCGCCCTCGATTCAAAATATGATCCGTTCGAATTCGTGAAAAATGTTTTTTCCTACCGGAGCGATACCAACGATCGGTGGCTCGATATCGCGTCTTTAACCGCGATGATTTCGCAGAATGAATAG
- the pseC gene encoding UDP-4-amino-4,6-dideoxy-N-acetyl-beta-L-altrosamine transaminase: MIPYGKQSVTRADVQAVASALRSDWLTQGPRVGDFEKALCRYTGARHAVAVSSGTAALHLAMLSLGVGPGETILTSPITFAASANCACYVGARPHFIDIDPKTYQMSAERLEEYLRVESRRRKVRVIIPVHFMGTVPDVRAYSQIGARYGIPVVEDAAHALGAAYEHKGAQVRVGSGFHADVSILSFHPIKHITTGEGGALLTNNKRIYERARRMRHHGITKDPSRPRWFYDIPELGYNYRLTDFQCALGLSQLSRIEQFRKARYALVQKYNSAFKRIPEIILPFERPGTTPSYHLYVIQVPPKKRQALYDHLFGKGIGTQVNYIPVHLFSFYKRQFGYRLGDYPNAERYYQRCLSLPLFPGLSSSEQEYIIKQVQGFFR; this comes from the coding sequence TTGATCCCTTACGGAAAGCAATCGGTCACCCGTGCGGATGTGCAGGCGGTGGCCTCCGCCCTTCGTTCGGACTGGCTGACCCAGGGTCCTCGGGTGGGCGATTTTGAAAAAGCGTTGTGCCGCTACACCGGAGCGCGCCACGCCGTGGCGGTTTCAAGCGGCACCGCCGCGTTGCATCTCGCGATGCTTTCTCTGGGGGTCGGTCCCGGGGAAACCATCCTCACTTCCCCCATCACTTTTGCGGCGAGCGCCAACTGCGCGTGTTATGTCGGGGCGCGACCGCATTTTATCGATATTGACCCTAAAACCTACCAGATGAGCGCGGAACGCCTGGAGGAGTATCTCCGGGTTGAATCTCGCAGGAGAAAAGTGCGAGTCATTATCCCTGTGCATTTTATGGGGACGGTTCCGGACGTCCGGGCGTATTCCCAAATCGGCGCGCGCTACGGCATTCCCGTTGTGGAAGATGCGGCACACGCTCTGGGGGCGGCCTATGAGCACAAAGGAGCCCAGGTTCGCGTTGGTTCTGGCTTTCATGCCGATGTGAGTATTTTAAGTTTCCATCCCATAAAACATATTACAACCGGTGAAGGCGGGGCCCTGCTCACCAACAATAAGCGCATCTACGAACGGGCGCGTCGTATGAGGCATCATGGGATTACAAAGGACCCTTCTCGGCCGCGATGGTTTTACGATATCCCTGAGCTGGGTTACAACTATCGCCTAACGGATTTCCAGTGTGCGTTGGGGTTGTCTCAGTTGTCCCGCATTGAACAATTCCGCAAAGCGCGGTACGCGCTTGTTCAGAAATATAATTCGGCGTTCAAAAGGATTCCGGAAATAATTCTCCCATTTGAAAGACCAGGGACAACCCCCTCTTATCATTTGTACGTCATTCAGGTCCCGCCCAAAAAGCGCCAGGCGTTGTACGACCATCTTTTTGGAAAGGGAATTGGAACGCAGGTCAACTATATCCCCGTTCACCTGTTTTCGTTTTACAAAAGACAATTCGGATATCGTCTTGGAGATTATCCGAACGCCGAGAGGTACTACCAGCGATGTTTAAGTCTGCCTTTGTTTCCTGGATTATCCTCTTCGGAACAGGAATATATCATCAAACAGGTCCAAGGATTTTTTCGATGA
- a CDS encoding aldo/keto reductase → MLNADRICLGTVQLGLPYGIANRGGQPDLPAAFSILDAAHQSGISLLDTSRAYGTSEEVIGSFAEKMGRSFQVISKLPPHPNCSRLSVSGFLKESLTRLRAPFLQGYLIHDFKTYRDHPEVWDFLLGLKNDHLVKQVGFSVYFPREVELFLAQGICPDIVQIPFSVLDTRFAPLLSELKQRSVEVHARSVFLQGAVFLPEEKLTGALQKAAASIRRLRELSSQTGVPVLDLCLRFVVAHETIDRIVLGVDSAAHLRTNVAALGNPFEDSALSAELRQLAVNEEKVVVPSLWT, encoded by the coding sequence ATGTTGAACGCCGACAGGATCTGCCTCGGTACGGTCCAATTGGGTCTACCTTACGGGATCGCCAACCGGGGAGGACAACCCGACCTCCCCGCCGCTTTCTCGATCCTTGACGCCGCGCATCAAAGCGGGATCTCCCTGCTGGACACCAGCCGCGCCTACGGAACCAGCGAGGAGGTCATTGGGTCCTTCGCCGAAAAGATGGGGAGGTCTTTCCAGGTCATTTCGAAATTGCCGCCCCATCCGAATTGTTCTCGTCTGAGCGTCTCGGGGTTTCTGAAGGAATCGTTAACCCGGTTGCGGGCCCCCTTTCTTCAAGGATACCTCATTCACGATTTCAAAACGTATCGCGACCACCCGGAAGTTTGGGATTTCCTGTTGGGACTGAAAAACGACCATCTGGTTAAACAAGTCGGTTTTTCCGTCTATTTCCCCAGAGAGGTTGAACTCTTTCTGGCGCAGGGGATTTGCCCGGATATTGTCCAAATTCCGTTCAGTGTTTTGGATACCCGATTTGCGCCGCTCCTTTCGGAGTTGAAACAAAGGTCCGTGGAAGTTCACGCCCGATCGGTCTTTTTGCAGGGCGCTGTATTCCTCCCGGAGGAGAAGCTGACGGGGGCTCTCCAAAAGGCGGCGGCCTCGATTCGAAGACTCCGTGAACTGTCTTCACAGACGGGGGTCCCGGTGCTCGATCTTTGCCTGCGGTTCGTGGTGGCGCACGAAACCATTGATCGGATCGTCCTGGGGGTCGATTCGGCGGCTCATTTGCGGACCAACGTCGCGGCGCTCGGAAACCCTTTTGAAGATTCCGCTCTATCGGCAGAATTACGACAACTGGCTGTGAATGAGGAGAAGGTCGTGGTTCCCTCCCTCTGGACCTGA
- a CDS encoding glycosyltransferase family protein, whose amino-acid sequence MPGKVLLSLGGKKVLEHVVGRIRRARLVRDVVVATTIQEEDLEIVRFCAENKIRVYVGSEQDVLDRYYQAARLFHVDHVVRITADCPVIDPRIINRVIARHLASRSDLTANILRETFPDGQDVEVFTFSALSRAWKEAKLASQREHVTPYLKDHPTLFKLTNVACRENLGKMRWTLDNKEDFLFLKHIFNALYDKKKIFGMEDILRYLRTHPEVEKINGLLERNEGYKKSLRQDRPVGTEWR is encoded by the coding sequence TTGCCGGGAAAAGTCTTATTGTCCTTGGGAGGAAAAAAGGTCTTGGAGCACGTGGTGGGAAGAATCCGCCGTGCCCGATTGGTCCGCGACGTGGTCGTCGCCACCACGATCCAGGAGGAGGATTTGGAGATCGTCAGGTTTTGCGCCGAAAACAAGATCCGCGTTTATGTGGGTTCGGAACAGGACGTTCTCGATCGTTACTATCAGGCGGCCCGGTTGTTCCACGTCGACCACGTGGTGAGAATCACGGCGGATTGTCCTGTTATCGACCCCCGCATTATCAATCGGGTGATCGCCCGCCATTTGGCCAGCCGCTCCGACCTGACCGCCAACATACTTCGAGAAACCTTTCCCGACGGCCAGGATGTCGAGGTGTTCACTTTTTCGGCCTTATCGCGAGCATGGAAGGAGGCCAAGTTGGCCTCTCAGCGGGAGCACGTGACTCCCTACCTGAAGGACCATCCGACCCTCTTCAAGCTGACCAATGTCGCGTGCAGGGAAAACCTCGGAAAAATGAGATGGACTCTTGATAACAAGGAAGACTTTTTATTCTTGAAACATATTTTCAACGCTCTTTACGACAAAAAGAAAATATTCGGAATGGAGGATATACTCCGTTACTTGAGAACACATCCCGAAGTGGAAAAGATCAACGGACTCCTTGAGCGAAACGAGGGTTATAAGAAATCCCTCCGGCAAGACCGTCCGGTGGGAACGGAATGGCGATAA
- a CDS encoding aminotransferase class III-fold pyridoxal phosphate-dependent enzyme: MNKTQSLYKKAKELIPGGTQLFSKRPELYSPGLWPAYFSKARGCLVWDLDGKCYVDMASMGIGSCLLGYADPDVNAAVSRVVRAGNMSTLNAPEDVELAKLLVSLHPWADMARFGRGGGEAMSMAVRIARARTGRDRVLFCGYHGWHDWYLAANVADKKSLDGHLLPGLNPAGVPRALRGTAVPFTYNDTVGFRKLIKDGKRKIGAVILESIRGVKPEGGFLAAVQEETRAIGAVLIVDEITAGFRLTVGGAHLLFKLKPDLAVFAKGMSNGYPMSAVIGVADVMQAAQDSFVSSTYWTERIGPSAAIATINKIKHLHIPGRLCRIGREVQAGWKTAAHRHGVDISVAGMDSLCHFSFNRGDPLLLKTLFTQFMLEEGFLASNAFYASFAHKEKHIGNYLASADKAFFKIGKALRSGTERSLLRGPICTSGFKRLT; encoded by the coding sequence ATGAACAAAACCCAATCGTTGTATAAGAAGGCCAAGGAATTAATTCCGGGGGGAACCCAGCTGTTTTCAAAACGGCCGGAACTCTACTCTCCCGGTTTATGGCCGGCCTATTTTTCCAAGGCGCGCGGTTGTCTCGTTTGGGATCTTGATGGAAAATGCTACGTCGACATGGCGTCCATGGGAATCGGATCCTGTCTTCTGGGTTATGCAGATCCGGACGTAAATGCGGCCGTTTCCAGGGTGGTGCGCGCCGGGAACATGAGCACGCTGAACGCCCCGGAAGATGTGGAATTGGCCAAACTCTTGGTATCTTTGCACCCGTGGGCGGACATGGCGCGATTTGGGCGCGGCGGCGGCGAAGCCATGTCGATGGCCGTGCGGATTGCCCGCGCGAGGACGGGGCGCGACCGAGTATTGTTCTGCGGTTACCACGGATGGCATGATTGGTATTTGGCCGCCAATGTGGCTGATAAAAAATCTCTGGACGGACATCTCCTTCCCGGCTTGAACCCCGCGGGTGTCCCTCGCGCTCTTCGGGGAACGGCCGTTCCGTTCACCTACAATGACACCGTTGGTTTTAGGAAACTCATCAAAGATGGAAAACGAAAAATCGGCGCGGTTATTCTTGAATCCATTCGCGGAGTGAAACCCGAAGGCGGTTTCCTGGCCGCCGTTCAAGAGGAGACTCGCGCCATCGGCGCTGTGTTAATTGTGGATGAAATAACCGCCGGTTTTCGGCTGACCGTCGGCGGAGCGCACTTACTCTTTAAGCTTAAACCCGATTTAGCGGTGTTCGCCAAGGGGATGAGCAACGGGTACCCCATGTCCGCCGTGATCGGGGTCGCGGACGTTATGCAGGCCGCCCAGGATTCCTTTGTGAGCAGTACCTATTGGACGGAAAGAATAGGGCCGAGCGCGGCCATCGCGACCATAAACAAGATCAAACACCTCCACATCCCGGGAAGGCTCTGCCGGATCGGCAGGGAAGTGCAGGCCGGATGGAAGACCGCGGCTCACCGGCACGGGGTGGATATCTCCGTGGCCGGAATGGATTCGCTTTGCCACTTCAGCTTTAACCGGGGGGATCCTTTACTGCTGAAGACGCTTTTCACGCAATTCATGCTGGAAGAGGGATTCCTCGCATCGAACGCGTTCTATGCGAGTTTTGCGCATAAGGAAAAACATATCGGGAACTATTTGGCCTCCGCCGATAAAGCCTTTTTCAAAATAGGGAAAGCCTTGCGAAGCGGCACGGAACGCTCCCTGCTACGCGGTCCGATTTGCACGAGCGGTTTCAAACGGTTGACGTGA